The genomic window TTTTTCATCTAATAAGTGAAAAAGAGAATCCCACTGAAAAGCCGGTAAGTCAGCATTTCAGTGGAATTTTGTATTTGTCGGTGAATAATCTAGGTTATACATTTCTTTTTTTATTTTTTCATAGATTTCCAGAAATATTTGTAATATGTTATAGAAGGATCTATTTTACAAGGAGAAGATAGTATGAGGAAATTTTTACACATAATGCCTGTGATCTCTTTGCTTTTTTTGATGACCGCTTGTAGCCAAATCACTTCCAAAACACCTAAGGCAGAGGAGAAAAACATGACGGCTTCATTTATTTTTAACCGGTCAATAGAAAAACTGAAGAACATCAACAGCTTCCATTCAGAAATGAAATTAACACAAAAAGCGGATACAAATCCAACCGTATCAAAAGAAACCATTTCAACTAGCTCAATGGACGTGAATATCGAACCATTTGCTGTTTTTCAGGACATGAAACGAACAGAAACAGTAGGGGAACAATCCTCAACCTTTTCATCGAAGGTGTATTGGACAAAAGCTGGGTTATTTTATTTTGATCAAAACCAATCAAAATGGTTTAAAGTTCAAAAAGAAATTGCGGATCAATTCATTTCTATTCCAGAGAATCAAAAAAACCTTAGTTTACAGTTGGAACAATTAAAGGCCCATGTAGACGATATGAAGGTGACAGAAAATGATACACATTACACTCTCTCGCTTACTTCAGAAAAACAATCTTTAGATCCTTTTCTCAAAGATTTTTTAACATCCACTTTTCCAACTGGACCGAAAAAGATCGATAATGAAATGTTAAAGCTCTTTTCTTTTGAAGATGTCGTACTCGATATTCAATTTGATAAACAGTCATTTTTACCAACCAAAATATTTATTTCATTAAATATTATTCATAAAGGGGCCAAAGCCAAGATCTATCAAGAAATTGAATCTACCTACAGTGAATTTAATAAAGTATTAAGTATCGAAGTACCAGACAATATTCTAAATCACGCGATAAAATTACAGTAATCCACTGTAGCTGGAGGCTGTCGCTCACACATTTTGGGACAGCCCTCCATTTTTTTATTTTCGTAAAATACACTTACTCGATCCGCTCTTCTTCATCCAAAATCCCCATCACTTTTATATGATCTTTGGCTTCCTCATCCCCTAGTGCATAAATCATTTCATATACTTTCTTCATGTTTAGATCATAATGATCATTTTCTCGATCATAATGATATTGAATATAAGGAACATGTGCCCTATAAAAGTTTTTCCATTCAACAGAGTAATTGGCATCAAAAATTTCCCGAAGCCGCGTAATTTCATCATCATTTGCATAAATTCGAAAATTCCATGGGGATGCAGTGGAATTACTTAAAATTTCACCATTTCCAATATGAATATAATAAGTTTTCTTTTGATCTTCTGGCATTTGGAAAACCTCTTTTCATTGATCTCAAATCTTTCCCTTATTAAATATTTCCCTCAATTTGAAAGGAAATATTCATTTTTTTGAAATTTAAAAATGGAAAATGGTTTACATTAGGTGACAAGGGGGAAAAAAATTAGTACAATAGCATAAACTTTCGTTTCCTTACATATTCTAAAAATAAAAATTTTTTATCTCAAATGCGGAAGCGCCTCGCTCATCGGCGTACGGATTTCGTAGTCTTTGACTGAGATAAAGGAAACACAGCGAGGTCCTCCACGAGCTGATGTTGACTTATCGTAGGGAAAAGACGGAGAAATCCGCTAGACGGTAGGCGCTGAAGCTAGACGACATCAAAAGCGGAAGCGCCTTGCTAGGGTATCCACAGTTCAATATTTTATTATTTCCTAAATTGTTAGTAAGCTGACTTTAGAAAAAAACAGACAAAGGGGTGTCATGGAATGAAATTAGTTGATGAGCTTTTTGAAATATATCGCGGAAGGCTTCAAGGGACAGATGAAGATTTAGACATGATTGCACTCGCCGTGATTGAACAGTTTGATCGAAATGAATTGATGGAAATGGTCTATGAAATGAAAGAAGAAGAATTACAATATTTCATTCGGCTATACCTATTAGAAATGCTAAAAGAGAAATTTTCCAAAGATGACACTAATTCAGCTACATTTAGACCAAATTTTTTACATTGATACATATGAAGCAACATGAAAAATCCATCGGGATCTCCCTTAAGATTCTTTTGGGACATCCCGTTTTATACCGGTAACCGATTATATTCTTTATATAATAATAACTTTTGGATCCCTTTTGTTAAATGCAATGCATTCTGAATATGCTCTTTAGCTTGAGGAATATTTCCTTTTCTCTTCTCCATTTCAGCGATCAATGCCTCTCTCATCCACTCTTTTTTAATATTTAATATCAGGCGGTAAGCATCCTCCATATGATGGTTTTCCAAACAAAGAACAGCTTCATAATAAGCTCGTAAACATGGTTGTTTGATATATTGTATATAGGACTTAGCGATATCAAGCTTCTTTTGGGAAAGAGCCAAGATCGTTAAGAAAATCGCTTGTTGAGGAGCCTTTTTATATTTTAAGAGCTTGGGCATAGCTTTGATGATCATTTCATTTTGTTCATTTGCTAATCCAATGTAAAAACGGGATACTGGGTCTTTTTTTCTCGATAAAAGGAAAGCTTCAATTTTGTGGGGATCCTTCGCAAAATACATGTAATATAGATTTGGTGTCATAAAGAATAAAAAAAGAACGATATAGATGCAAATCATTTGAAGAATGAATGGCCATTTTAATTGGCCAAACATGAAAATTAAGAAAACCGCAAGAAGAATACCCCACTTCATTCTTCTGTTCACGAACAATCCCCCTTAAAGCCCGATTATCATGCTTGTACATCTATAGATTGGCCTTTATAAGGATGTGGTGCCTCATGATGGTTTGTATTCATGGCCTTCATCATATTCGTGACTTGGGCAGCTTGTGTAGCCATTTGGCTTTTTAATAAATTCAAGTTTAATGTATGTTGTAGCTCTGAAACTTGCTTGGCCATAATCGTTGAAATATCCATATTTCTCCTCCCTCTTCATCATACCAAATTCTGTTCAAAATTAGCGCAAAAAACTGACTTCTACCTTTTAAGAAGTCAGTTTGATTAGCGCCGATGAACTAGGCGCTTTCGCTTTTGGGCTCATCTAGCTTCAGCGCCTATCGGCTAGCGTATTTCTCCGTCTTCTCCCTACGATAAGTCAACATCAGCTCGGGAAGGACCTCGCTGTGTTTCCTTTATCTCGGTCGAAACTTGCGAAATCCGTACGCCGATGATCAGGCGCTTTCGCTTTTGGGCTCATCTAGCTTCAGCGCCTATCGGCTAGCGTATTTCTCCGTCTTCTCCCTACGATAAGTCAACATCAGCTCGGGAAGGACCTCGCTGTGTTTCCTTTATCTCAGTCAAAGACTACGAAATCCGTACGCCGATGATCAGGCGCTTTCGCTTTTGGGAATTATCCTAGGAATGATTTGAGCATCCATACATGTTTCTCTAACCCTTGATGGATCGCTAATAACATATCTCCTGTTGTTTCATCCCCTGTTTCACTTGCAAGATCCATGCCTTCTTTAAGCTCTTGAATCATGAGAGAGAAGTCATTTACAATCGCTTGTACCATTTGTTCAGCAGTTTCATTTCCTTCTGCTTCTTTCACACTTGCTAGCTGAAGAGATTCTTGTAATGTTGCAACTGGTTTCCCTTCAAGTGCTAATAAACGTTCCGCTAATTCGTCGATATGGACAGATGCTTCATTATACAATTCCTCAAACTTAACATGTAAAACAAAAAACTGAGGACCTTTTACAAACCAGTGGTAATTATGTAACTTCGTATACATTACAGTCCAATTTGCAATTTGCTTGTTCACGATTACTGTTAGTTGATTTGCCATATTTATCATCCTCCATATTCTTTATTTACTCATTTCTACATTAATTAAACATTAAAGGAAATCATTTGTCCACATATATGTTTTACCCTTTCAAATATAAAATATGCTAAAATTTAGCTGGGAGGGGTTATTTATGAAGACAGTGATGATTATTGCCATTATCGTTTTTATCATTGTTTTAGTCTTAACTTTATTTGCGATTGGAAAAGGATATCAATATAAACATACAGTTGATCCGATCTCGCCTGATTCGAAAGAAGGACTAAGTGATGATGATCATGAGGCAAAAAAATAAGAGAGATTCTAAGTGCCCGGTGCCAACAAAAATGGATGCCGGCACTTTTCCTTATAACCCCATTTTTACTTACTAAAGGAGCTTCATTTATGCTAAAAAAATTTTTTCTATTACTCATCCGAATTTATCAAAAATTTATCTCTCCTTTAAAACCACCTTCATGCCGATTTTATCCGACTTGCTCTCATTATGGACTCGAAGCTATTCAACGTTTTGGTGCGTTCAAAGGGGGATGGCTTACAATCAAAAGAATTTTAAAATGTCACCCATTTCACCCCGGTGGATTTGACCCTGTTCCGGAAAAAGAAAATTCCAGGAAAAGAAATCATTGAAAAAGCCATCATAACGATATACAATTATGAAATAAAATAATCAAATCGTAATCATTCCATTTAAGAAAGGACTTGAAAACTTTGAGAATCATGAAATGGTTGCTCATCACCATTCTAATTTTTACCATGTCAGCCTGTGGACAAAATAACGGGGAGAAAAAAGAGAATGAAAATGGACCATTATCGATTTATACGACGGTCTATCCCCTTCAAGATTTTACCCAAAAGATTGGCGACAAATATGTGGATGTCCACACAATTTATCCTCCAGGTGCTGATGAACATACATTTGAACCTTCTCAAAAGGATATGATGGCACTGGCAGAAGCAGATCTATTCTTTTATATTGGACTCGGTTTAGAAGGTTTTGTCGATAAAGCAAAAAATACGTTAAAAGCGGAAAATGTCCAAATGGTTGCAACGGCCAATCAATTAGATGAAAAGGAACTTCTAGCGAATACAGGAGAAGAAGAGCATGATCATCATCATTCGGATATCGATCCGCATGTTTGGATCGATCCGATATATGCCCAATCCCTTGCGACTGCCATTAAAGATACACTCGTGAAAAAAATGCCAAAACATTCAGCAGTATTTGAAAAAAATTACGAAAAGCTCATCGCTGATTTGGACAAATTGAATGATCAATTTGAAGCAATGGCTCAAAACGCTAAAATCAATCAAGTCATTGTGTCCCATGCCGCATATGGGTATTGGGAGAAAAGATATGGAATCGAACAAATTGCCATTCAAGGAATCTCATCCAGTAGCGAACCTTCTCAAAAAGATTTGAAACAGTTAATTGAAGAGGCGAAAAAAACCAATACCAAAACCATACTTTTTGAACAAAATGTTTCTTCAAAGTTAACAAAAGTCGTCCAAAACGAAATAGGTGCCAAACCATTAACGATTCATAACTTATCTGTCTTAACAAAAAAGGACATCGACGACCAGATGGATTATTTTTCTTTAATGAAAAAAAACATTCACACACTAGATGAAGCATTAAATCCTTAATGAAGGTGAAAATTGTCTATTCCCCCTTCCCTTCCCTAACATGAAGAAGTACAAAGACGCCAAAATAAAAATGTACAATTCGAAAGGGAGTGAAGAGTAATGGCAAAAGACGTCCTTTGTGAAGTGAACAATTGTCATTTCTGGAAAAACGGAAACAAATGCAGCGCAGACCAAATATACGTCGTAAGTCATACAGGTAAACAAGCCGAACACCAAAAAGAAACCGACTGCAAAACATTCGAACCATCCTAAAAAGCGAAGGCGACTGCATAGGGGCGACAAGCATCTGACCAGCCTTGACGTCGCGTAATTTGCGACAGAAAGGCTGGACAGATGACCTCGAGCCACTAGGAGCCGCAGCTGGATTCTATAAAAAGCGAAGGCGACTGCTTAGCTGCGACAAGCAAAAGAGCAGCCTTGACGTGGCGTATTTTGCCACAGAAAGGCTGGACCGCGAGCACCCTAGCACATCATACAATAGACAAGGGAAGTCCAAGTAAATAGGGCTTCCCTTTTAACTAAGAATCTCCTCGAAAACACTCACTTGTTGCAAACGTTTTTCATTTAATTGATAACCCATTCCAATTTCGTCACTTACTCTAATTTGTCCATTCGAAACAGTGATTCCCGGTTCGATAATATCCTCTTCCCAATAGTGATTAGACGACATAATATCTCCCGGAATATGAATCCCTTCAAGCGTAGATAAGGCAACGTTACACGCCCTTGAAACGCCAAATTCAATCATTCCACCAACCCAAACATCCAGTCCATGTTGCATGCAAAGTTGGTAAATTTTTTTCGCTTCATTTAATCCACCGACACGCCCAATTTTAATATTGATCACTTGACAACTACTCAGACTAATGGCATTTTCAACGTCTCGAATCGAATGAATACTTTCATCCAAACAAATCGGAGTTTTAATTTCTTTTTGGAGATACGAATGTTGTACAATATCATCGAATGCCAATGGTTGCTCAATCATCAATAAATCATACTCGTCTAAAACCTTTAATCGTTCGATATCTGCTAATGAATAAGCCGAGTTCGCATCTGCCATCAATAATAGATCAGGAAAGTTCTTTCGGATTTGTTCAACTAGTTCGATATCTAAACCAGGATGAATTTTTACCTTAATTCGTTTAAAGCCTTTTTCAACCAACCGGTTCGTTTGCTCTAAAGCTTTCTCAACGGAAGATGCACCGACAACGGCCCCCGCCTCGATAACTTTTTTCTTTCCCCCTAATACACTCGCCAACGTTTTATTCTCGCGCTTGGCCCAGAGATCCCAAATTGCGGTTTCAATGGCTGCCTTGGCCATTTGGTTTCCCCGTACAGGGAGAAAGAAAGTGGAAACATTTTCTGGGCTTGAAATGTTTTGCTGGCGTATAAGTGGAAAGAGGATGTCCTTGATCATATGATAACAAGTTTGTACCGTTTCTTCTGTATACCAAGGTGTTGTAAATGCAACCGCCTCTCCAACCCCTATATTTCCTTCATCATCTATTACTTTAAGAATTATCCCTTTTCGATCTGTTACATGTTCCAAATGAGTAATAAACGGGGATTTCAATTTCATTTGAATGATATGAAGGTGAATATGTTTAATGTTCATTTCGTTCCCCTTTCAAAAAAATAGCCCTTAACTCCCTTCGCAATAATTTTTTCGAGGCATTTCTTGGAAGCTCCTCAACATAAATAAATTCCTTTGGAGTCTTAAATTTGGCAAGCCTTTCACGACAAAAATGGGAAAGTTCTTCTTTTTCAGCCCTTTGTTTAGCAACTAAAAAGGCGACAGGAACCTCTCCCCATTTTTCATCTTTCACCCCAATGACCCCTGCCTCTTCAACTTGGGGATGAGAAAGGAGAGTTGCTTCGATTTCTGCAGGATAGACATTCTCACCACCAGAGATGATTAAATCAGAACGACGATCTAAAACAAAGAGAAACCCTTCTTCGTCAAGATAGCCAATATCGCCAGTATGGAACCAGCCGTCCTTAAAGCTTTCACGATTCGCATCTTCTCGGTGTAAATATCCACTCGTCACATTCGGTCCTTTTACAATAATTTCACCCGCTTTATGAGGAGATAAAATCGCTTCCCCTTCCATGATCATAATTTGTACGGGAAAAAGTGGCTTACCTGCCGAACCTAATTTTTCAAGGCTGTATTCAGGAGGAAGAGTAACGATTTGAGAGGCTGTTTCCGTCATTCCATAGGTTTGAAAAACAGGGATCCCTTTATCTCTACATTGTTCGAGTAATGGTTTTGGTGCTGGACCCCCACCTAGTAACATACAGCGAAAACGAGAATGATAAGGTTCTGTTTGATCGTGTAATAGTCTCTGGAGCATGGTGGAAACAACAGAAATAATAGTTCCTTCTCCTTTAACAAGAAGCTCATTAATTTTCTGTTCGTTAAAATGCTCAAACAGGTGAACAGTCATTCCATAAATCACACTACGCATTAAGATGGAATACCCGCTTATATGAAATAATGGGACCGCACATAACCAAATATCTTGCTCATATAACCCAAGATTCAAAGACGAACCCATCGCACTCCACCAATGGTTTCCATATGATTGCTTCACACCTTTTGGGTTCCCGGTCGTGCCAGATGTGTACATAATGGTACATATTTCGTCTAAATCGTATTCAGAACGAAAGGAAGAAGTCGAAGTGAGATCAATTTGATGCAGCAATACCTTTTGACAATCATTCGGAAGTTGTAAAGATAGTGAATCGAATTCATCATCACAAACGAGTAATTTTGCATGGGAATCTTTTAATTGAAAGTTTAGTTCTTGTGCTGTTAAGCGATGGTTCAGAAGAACAGTAGGAACCCCAAGTTGTTGAAAGGCATGAATAATAAAGATTGTCGTTGGCTTATTTTTTAATAAAACAGCGGCAAAATCCCCTTTTTGAAGACCGATGGACGCAAAATAATGGGCATATTTTTTTGCAGCTTCATATAATTGACCGAACGTATATGATTCTTTTTCAAAACGAATCGCTTCCCGATCAGGGGTTAAAAAAGCTCGTTGTTTCAACCAATTGGGTAAAGTTGTAGCCAATAAAAACACCACCTATGTAATTTTTAAAAAAAGGCGCTAACTATAAGGAAAGTGCCAGGCACCTCCAACACGGAACTGTCCGTATTGGAAAAGGAGCCAGGCACTTATTAGTAAGCTTTGTGTGAAATCAAGGAAAACGAGGGAATTGACCGAAGTCAGGTTTGCGTTTTTCCTTAAACGCATCTCTTCCTTCTTTTGCTTCGTCTGTTGTGTAATATAAAAGTGTAGCATCCCCTGCCATTTGTTGTAATCCAGCTAAACCATCTGTATCC from Oikeobacillus pervagus includes these protein-coding regions:
- a CDS encoding DUF6612 family protein — encoded protein: MRKFLHIMPVISLLFLMTACSQITSKTPKAEEKNMTASFIFNRSIEKLKNINSFHSEMKLTQKADTNPTVSKETISTSSMDVNIEPFAVFQDMKRTETVGEQSSTFSSKVYWTKAGLFYFDQNQSKWFKVQKEIADQFISIPENQKNLSLQLEQLKAHVDDMKVTENDTHYTLSLTSEKQSLDPFLKDFLTSTFPTGPKKIDNEMLKLFSFEDVVLDIQFDKQSFLPTKIFISLNIIHKGAKAKIYQEIESTYSEFNKVLSIEVPDNILNHAIKLQ
- a CDS encoding hydrolase: MPEDQKKTYYIHIGNGEILSNSTASPWNFRIYANDDEITRLREIFDANYSVEWKNFYRAHVPYIQYHYDRENDHYDLNMKKVYEMIYALGDEEAKDHIKVMGILDEEERIE
- a CDS encoding DUF6154 family protein, whose translation is MKLVDELFEIYRGRLQGTDEDLDMIALAVIEQFDRNELMEMVYEMKEEELQYFIRLYLLEMLKEKFSKDDTNSATFRPNFLH
- a CDS encoding polyribonucleotide nucleotidyltransferase, whose amino-acid sequence is MDISTIMAKQVSELQHTLNLNLLKSQMATQAAQVTNMMKAMNTNHHEAPHPYKGQSIDVQA
- a CDS encoding Dps family protein; this translates as MANQLTVIVNKQIANWTVMYTKLHNYHWFVKGPQFFVLHVKFEELYNEASVHIDELAERLLALEGKPVATLQESLQLASVKEAEGNETAEQMVQAIVNDFSLMIQELKEGMDLASETGDETTGDMLLAIHQGLEKHVWMLKSFLG
- the ytzI gene encoding YtzI protein codes for the protein MKTVMIIAIIVFIIVLVLTLFAIGKGYQYKHTVDPISPDSKEGLSDDDHEAKK
- the yidD gene encoding membrane protein insertion efficiency factor YidD, whose translation is MLKKFFLLLIRIYQKFISPLKPPSCRFYPTCSHYGLEAIQRFGAFKGGWLTIKRILKCHPFHPGGFDPVPEKENSRKRNH
- a CDS encoding metal ABC transporter solute-binding protein, Zn/Mn family, producing MKWLLITILIFTMSACGQNNGEKKENENGPLSIYTTVYPLQDFTQKIGDKYVDVHTIYPPGADEHTFEPSQKDMMALAEADLFFYIGLGLEGFVDKAKNTLKAENVQMVATANQLDEKELLANTGEEEHDHHHSDIDPHVWIDPIYAQSLATAIKDTLVKKMPKHSAVFEKNYEKLIADLDKLNDQFEAMAQNAKINQVIVSHAAYGYWEKRYGIEQIAIQGISSSSEPSQKDLKQLIEEAKKTNTKTILFEQNVSSKLTKVVQNEIGAKPLTIHNLSVLTKKDIDDQMDYFSLMKKNIHTLDEALNP
- a CDS encoding DUF1540 domain-containing protein, giving the protein MAKDVLCEVNNCHFWKNGNKCSADQIYVVSHTGKQAEHQKETDCKTFEPS
- the menC gene encoding o-succinylbenzoate synthase, with the protein product MNIKHIHLHIIQMKLKSPFITHLEHVTDRKGIILKVIDDEGNIGVGEAVAFTTPWYTEETVQTCYHMIKDILFPLIRQQNISSPENVSTFFLPVRGNQMAKAAIETAIWDLWAKRENKTLASVLGGKKKVIEAGAVVGASSVEKALEQTNRLVEKGFKRIKVKIHPGLDIELVEQIRKNFPDLLLMADANSAYSLADIERLKVLDEYDLLMIEQPLAFDDIVQHSYLQKEIKTPICLDESIHSIRDVENAISLSSCQVINIKIGRVGGLNEAKKIYQLCMQHGLDVWVGGMIEFGVSRACNVALSTLEGIHIPGDIMSSNHYWEEDIIEPGITVSNGQIRVSDEIGMGYQLNEKRLQQVSVFEEILS
- a CDS encoding o-succinylbenzoate--CoA ligase is translated as MATTLPNWLKQRAFLTPDREAIRFEKESYTFGQLYEAAKKYAHYFASIGLQKGDFAAVLLKNKPTTIFIIHAFQQLGVPTVLLNHRLTAQELNFQLKDSHAKLLVCDDEFDSLSLQLPNDCQKVLLHQIDLTSTSSFRSEYDLDEICTIMYTSGTTGNPKGVKQSYGNHWWSAMGSSLNLGLYEQDIWLCAVPLFHISGYSILMRSVIYGMTVHLFEHFNEQKINELLVKGEGTIISVVSTMLQRLLHDQTEPYHSRFRCMLLGGGPAPKPLLEQCRDKGIPVFQTYGMTETASQIVTLPPEYSLEKLGSAGKPLFPVQIMIMEGEAILSPHKAGEIIVKGPNVTSGYLHREDANRESFKDGWFHTGDIGYLDEEGFLFVLDRRSDLIISGGENVYPAEIEATLLSHPQVEEAGVIGVKDEKWGEVPVAFLVAKQRAEKEELSHFCRERLAKFKTPKEFIYVEELPRNASKKLLRRELRAIFLKGERNEH